One window from the genome of Streptomyces sp. NBC_00708 encodes:
- a CDS encoding peptidoglycan DD-metalloendopeptidase family protein — MNDQHPHAAGYAGYDGHSTDSFDSDPLFGSLPGTYDASYDTTGYGIPYTGGQADHSGSYDTTQWDTGAHHTLGTGHYDGYPAYVAQAQQHPQYDGTRYDETRYDGTQYDGTPQYDTATTWLPTEGYAPGIPSQGGAPDSSGQWDTTTWAAATAWPSDDTASYDTGVYDATAWNAGATPGHEEQNVQSPAASNEAEQHTAAETYESYAAYDHAGSYDYDPYEPYRTAGEAGGSAEETGDRPEPDDVDEQHPDLAPAEAHRPAGRPVTRGGGRSRRRSPAKRSALLTVAVPSACVMSVAGIAAASVSGMGGEEAKKDATTTMAAADPGTVKPVAANNALDTQLANLSADAENFADRASRTQERIDLKARQAAEKKKREEEAARKEALRPKYVLPVKQHGLSAYFGQAGVNWMSVHTGIDFPVQYGTPVMAATDGTVRTQYNSAYGNMAIVTMADGTETWYCHLSSTRIRSGPVKAGDVIAYSGSSGNSTGPHMHFEVRPGGGAAIDPLPWLRSHGVNPT, encoded by the coding sequence CGACACCACCGGCTACGGCATCCCGTACACCGGCGGACAGGCCGATCACAGCGGCTCGTACGACACCACCCAGTGGGACACGGGCGCGCACCACACCCTCGGGACCGGCCACTACGACGGTTACCCGGCCTACGTCGCCCAGGCGCAGCAGCACCCGCAGTACGACGGAACGCGGTACGACGAGACGCGGTACGACGGAACCCAGTACGACGGAACGCCGCAGTACGACACCGCCACGACCTGGCTGCCGACGGAGGGCTACGCCCCCGGCATCCCGTCCCAGGGCGGTGCCCCGGACTCCTCCGGCCAGTGGGACACCACCACCTGGGCCGCCGCGACCGCCTGGCCGTCCGACGACACCGCCTCGTACGACACCGGCGTGTACGACGCCACCGCCTGGAACGCCGGCGCCACGCCCGGACACGAAGAGCAAAATGTGCAAAGCCCGGCCGCATCGAACGAAGCCGAACAGCACACGGCGGCGGAGACGTACGAGAGCTACGCGGCGTACGACCACGCGGGCTCCTACGACTACGACCCCTACGAGCCGTACCGCACCGCCGGCGAAGCCGGGGGAAGCGCCGAGGAGACCGGCGACCGTCCCGAACCGGACGACGTCGACGAGCAGCACCCCGATCTCGCCCCGGCCGAGGCCCACCGCCCCGCCGGCCGGCCCGTCACCCGTGGCGGTGGCCGCAGCCGCAGGCGTTCCCCCGCGAAGCGTTCCGCACTCCTCACCGTCGCCGTCCCCTCCGCCTGCGTGATGAGCGTGGCCGGAATCGCCGCCGCCTCCGTGAGCGGCATGGGCGGGGAGGAGGCGAAGAAGGACGCGACCACCACCATGGCCGCCGCCGACCCCGGCACGGTCAAGCCGGTCGCGGCCAACAACGCGCTGGACACCCAGCTCGCCAACCTCAGTGCCGACGCGGAGAACTTCGCGGACCGCGCGAGCCGCACCCAGGAACGCATCGACCTGAAGGCGCGGCAGGCGGCCGAGAAGAAGAAGCGCGAGGAGGAGGCCGCCCGCAAGGAGGCCCTGCGTCCCAAGTACGTGCTGCCGGTCAAGCAGCACGGGCTGAGCGCGTACTTCGGCCAGGCGGGCGTCAACTGGATGTCCGTGCACACGGGCATCGACTTCCCGGTCCAGTACGGCACGCCGGTGATGGCCGCGACCGACGGCACGGTCCGTACGCAGTACAACAGCGCCTACGGCAACATGGCGATCGTGACCATGGCCGACGGCACGGAGACCTGGTACTGCCACCTCAGCAGCACCCGTATCCGCTCGGGCCCGGTCAAGGCCGGCGACGTCATCGCGTACTCCGGCAGCTCCGGGAACTCGACCGGCCCGCACATGCACTTCGAGGTGCGGCCCGGCGGCGGCGCGGCGATCGACCCGCTGCCGTGGCTGCGCAGCCATGGCGTCAACCCGACGTGA
- the pcrA gene encoding DNA helicase PcrA — protein MSSLFDDSFLAGLQNDEDGPPPPPEDSAPEAVPEDLFAGVFDGPPPSRDAYYRDGAHRPVIDAEALLDGLNTEQRAAVVHAGSPLLIVAGAGSGKTRVLTHRIAHLLAERGVHPGQILAITFTNKAAGEMKERVEQLVGPRANAMWVMTFHSACVRILRRESKKLGFTSSFSIYDAADSKRLMALVCRDLELDPKRYPPKSFTAKVSNLKNELIDEETFAGQASDGFEKTLAQAYAMYQARLREANALDFDDIIMTTVHLLQAFPDVAEHYRRRFRHVLVDEYQDTNHAQYTLVRELVGPAGPEDAPAELCVVGDADQSIYAFRGATIRNILQFEEDYPDATTILLEQNYRSTQTILSAANAVIERNESRRPKNLWTNAGTGARITGYVADTEHDEAQFVAEEIDRLTDAGDAKAGDVAVFYRTNAQSRVFEEIFIRVGLPYKVVGGVRFYERKEVRDVLAYLRVLANPEDTVPLRRILNVPKRGIGDRAEAMIDALSLREKITFPQALRRVDEAYGMAARSANAVKRFNTLMEELRTVVESGAGPAVVLEAVLERTGYLAELQASTDPQDETRIENLQELAAVALEFEQDRGEEEGAGTLAEFLEKVALVADSDQIPDEDTDGSGVITLMTLHTAKGLEFPVVFLTGMEDGVFPHMRALGQVKELEEERRLAYVGITRARERLYLTRAAMRSAWGQPSYNPPSRFLEEIPDQHLDWKRKGPMAAPAGPTSGITSSLSASRARSGPSGFATRRTSDKPTITLVAGDRVTHDQFGLGTVTAVEGIGDQAKATVDFGDDRPKKLLLRYAPVQKL, from the coding sequence ATGAGCAGCCTCTTTGACGACAGTTTCCTGGCCGGCCTCCAGAACGATGAGGACGGGCCCCCGCCGCCCCCCGAGGACTCCGCACCCGAAGCGGTGCCGGAGGACCTGTTCGCGGGCGTGTTCGACGGGCCCCCGCCCTCGCGCGACGCGTACTACCGCGATGGCGCGCACCGCCCCGTCATTGACGCGGAGGCCCTGCTCGACGGGCTGAACACCGAGCAGCGCGCCGCCGTCGTGCACGCCGGATCGCCCCTGCTCATCGTCGCCGGCGCCGGCTCCGGCAAGACCCGGGTGCTCACCCACCGCATCGCCCATCTGCTGGCCGAGCGGGGTGTGCACCCCGGCCAGATCCTGGCGATCACCTTCACCAACAAGGCCGCCGGCGAGATGAAGGAGCGCGTCGAGCAGCTGGTCGGCCCCCGGGCCAACGCCATGTGGGTCATGACCTTCCACAGCGCCTGCGTCCGCATCCTGCGCCGCGAGTCCAAGAAGCTCGGCTTCACGTCCTCCTTCTCGATCTACGACGCGGCCGACTCCAAGCGGCTGATGGCCCTGGTCTGCCGCGACCTGGAGCTGGACCCGAAGCGCTACCCGCCGAAGTCCTTCACCGCCAAGGTCTCCAACCTCAAGAACGAGCTCATCGACGAGGAGACCTTCGCCGGCCAGGCGTCCGACGGCTTCGAGAAGACGCTCGCCCAGGCCTACGCGATGTACCAGGCCCGGCTGCGCGAGGCCAACGCGCTGGACTTCGACGACATCATCATGACGACGGTCCACCTGCTCCAGGCCTTCCCGGACGTCGCCGAGCACTACCGCCGCCGCTTCCGGCATGTGCTGGTCGACGAGTACCAGGACACCAACCACGCGCAGTACACCCTCGTACGCGAGCTGGTCGGCCCGGCCGGTCCCGAGGACGCCCCCGCCGAGCTGTGCGTCGTGGGTGACGCGGACCAGTCGATCTACGCCTTCCGGGGCGCGACCATCCGCAACATCCTCCAGTTCGAGGAGGACTACCCGGACGCGACGACGATCCTGCTGGAGCAGAACTACCGCTCCACCCAGACGATCCTGTCCGCCGCCAACGCGGTCATCGAGCGCAACGAGAGCCGCCGCCCCAAGAACCTCTGGACCAACGCCGGTACCGGCGCCCGCATCACGGGCTATGTCGCGGACACCGAGCACGACGAGGCGCAGTTCGTCGCCGAGGAGATCGACCGCCTCACCGACGCCGGCGACGCCAAGGCCGGCGACGTCGCCGTCTTCTACCGGACGAACGCGCAGTCCCGTGTCTTCGAGGAGATCTTCATCCGCGTCGGCCTGCCCTACAAGGTCGTCGGCGGCGTGCGCTTCTACGAGCGCAAGGAGGTCCGGGACGTCCTGGCCTACCTGCGGGTCCTCGCCAACCCCGAGGACACCGTCCCGCTCCGCCGCATCCTCAACGTTCCCAAGCGCGGCATCGGCGACCGCGCCGAGGCGATGATCGACGCCCTCTCGCTGCGCGAGAAGATCACCTTCCCGCAGGCGCTGCGCCGCGTCGACGAGGCGTACGGCATGGCCGCCCGCTCCGCCAACGCCGTGAAGCGGTTCAACACGCTGATGGAGGAGCTGCGCACGGTCGTCGAGTCCGGTGCCGGCCCCGCCGTGGTGCTGGAAGCGGTCCTGGAGCGTACGGGCTACCTCGCCGAACTCCAGGCGTCCACCGACCCGCAGGACGAGACCCGCATCGAGAACCTTCAGGAGCTCGCCGCCGTCGCCCTCGAATTCGAGCAGGACCGGGGCGAGGAGGAGGGCGCGGGCACGCTCGCGGAGTTCCTGGAGAAGGTCGCGCTCGTCGCCGACTCCGACCAGATCCCCGACGAGGACACCGACGGCTCCGGCGTAATCACGCTGATGACCCTGCACACCGCGAAGGGCCTCGAATTCCCGGTGGTCTTCCTGACCGGCATGGAGGACGGCGTCTTCCCGCACATGCGGGCGCTCGGTCAGGTCAAGGAGCTGGAGGAGGAGCGCCGCCTCGCGTATGTCGGCATCACGCGCGCCCGCGAGCGGCTCTATCTGACCCGGGCCGCCATGCGCAGTGCCTGGGGCCAGCCCTCGTACAACCCGCCGTCGCGGTTCCTGGAGGAGATCCCGGACCAGCACCTGGACTGGAAGCGCAAGGGCCCGATGGCCGCCCCGGCGGGCCCCACCTCGGGCATCACCTCGTCGCTCTCCGCCTCCCGCGCCCGCTCCGGCCCCTCCGGCTTCGCGACCCGGCGGACCTCGGACAAGCCGACGATCACACTGGTGGCGGGCGACCGGGTCACGCACGACCAGTTCGGCCTGGGCACGGTGACGGCGGTCGAGGGCATCGGCGACCAGGCGAAGGCCACGGTCGACTTCGGCGACGACCGCCCGAAGAAGCTGCTCCTGCGGTACGCGCCGGTGCAGAAGCTCTGA